From one Notolabrus celidotus isolate fNotCel1 chromosome 2, fNotCel1.pri, whole genome shotgun sequence genomic stretch:
- the pole4 gene encoding DNA polymerase epsilon subunit 4 yields the protein MAATVVTPVSPPEPDRCVSEEESRGAEAEEESSQQQTGPAPTVTHTRLSRLPLARIKALMKTDPDVSLASQESVFIIAKATELFVEMIAKDAMVYAQQGKRKTLQRKDLDNAIEAIDEFAFLEGTLD from the exons ATGGCTGCAACGGTGGTTACACCTGTCTCTCCACCGGAGCCCGACCggtgtgtgagtgaggaggagagCCGCGGGGCTGAGGCCGAGGAGGAGAGCAGCCAGCAGCAGACAGGCCCCGCTCCCACCGTGACCCACACCCGATTGTCCAGACTCCCACTGGCCCGCATCAAGGCGCTCATGAAGACCGACCCAGATGTGTCACTCGCAAGCCAGGAGTCTGTGTTCATCATCGCTAAAGCCACG gAGTTATTTGTTGAGATGATTGCCAAAGATGCCATGGTGTATGCTCAGCAGGGGAAGAGGAAGACTTTGCAAAGAAAAGACTTGG ACAATGCAATAGAGGCCATAGATGAATTTGCATTTCTTGAAG gCACGCTTGATTAA